The proteins below are encoded in one region of Aestuariivirga litoralis:
- the tgt gene encoding tRNA guanosine(34) transglycosylase Tgt, translated as MTQEFSFELHKKDGLARRGTVHTKHGDIRTPAFMPVGTVGTVKGLYMEQVKGTGADIVLGNTYHLMLRPGAEEVAKLGGLHAFTGWQGPILTDSGGFQIMSLSKIRKIKEAGATFQSHIDGRKYELTPERAMEIQRLLGSDIQMQLDQCIEFPHSEKDAEKAMQLSLRWAERSRVAFGTQPGHGNFGIVQGGTNERLRLASAAGLMDIGFEGYAIGGLAVGEGQKLMLSTLDFTAPALPEDRPRYLMGVGTPDDLLESVARGLDMFDCVMPTRSGRHGQAFTRFGKINLRNAKHATDTRPLDAEHPCPALSQYSRAYLHHLIRAGELLGMMLLSWANIAYYQSLMQGIRDAIEAGTFEDFRAATHEQWKRGDIAN; from the coding sequence ATGACCCAGGAATTCTCTTTCGAGCTGCACAAAAAAGATGGCCTCGCACGGCGCGGTACGGTGCACACGAAGCATGGCGACATCCGCACCCCGGCCTTCATGCCAGTGGGCACAGTGGGCACGGTGAAGGGCCTTTACATGGAGCAGGTGAAGGGCACCGGCGCCGATATCGTTCTGGGCAATACCTATCACCTGATGCTGCGGCCGGGCGCGGAGGAAGTGGCAAAACTGGGCGGGCTTCATGCCTTCACTGGATGGCAGGGGCCGATCCTCACAGATTCTGGCGGTTTCCAGATCATGTCACTCTCCAAGATCCGCAAGATCAAGGAGGCGGGGGCCACATTCCAATCGCATATCGATGGCCGCAAATATGAACTGACGCCGGAACGCGCGATGGAAATCCAGCGGCTGCTGGGTTCTGACATCCAGATGCAGCTCGATCAATGCATCGAGTTTCCACACAGCGAAAAGGATGCCGAGAAGGCGATGCAGCTGTCGCTGCGCTGGGCCGAGCGGTCGCGCGTGGCTTTCGGCACACAGCCGGGCCACGGCAATTTTGGCATCGTGCAAGGCGGCACCAATGAGCGCTTGCGCCTTGCGAGTGCGGCGGGCCTCATGGACATCGGCTTTGAAGGCTATGCCATTGGCGGGCTCGCGGTGGGCGAAGGCCAGAAGCTGATGCTTTCCACGCTGGATTTCACCGCTCCGGCTTTGCCTGAAGACCGCCCACGCTATCTGATGGGTGTGGGCACGCCGGATGACCTGCTGGAATCCGTGGCGCGCGGTCTCGATATGTTTGATTGCGTGATGCCCACGCGCTCCGGCCGCCATGGCCAGGCGTTCACACGCTTCGGCAAGATCAATCTGCGCAATGCCAAGCACGCCACCGATACGCGCCCGTTGGATGCTGAACATCCATGCCCCGCTCTATCGCAATATAGTCGGGCCTATCTGCATCACTTGATCCGCGCCGGTGAGCTGCTGGGCATGATGCTGCTGAGCTGGGCCAACATTGCCTATTACCAATCACTGATGCAGGGCATCCGCGATGCGATTGAAGCAGGCACGTTCGAGGATTTCCGGGCGGCCACGCATGAGCAGTGGAAGCGCGGCGACATCGCCAATTAA
- a CDS encoding ABC transporter substrate-binding protein encodes MAGMAFWAAANTALQAADMEGEVDIVAWPGYIERGESDKAYDWVTGFEKETGCKVNVKTAATSDEMVTLMNQGGFDLVTASGDASLRLVAGKKVQPIDTSKIANWGNVDKRLQDAPWHTVDGKHYGTPYQWGPNVLAYNTKVFPEPPKSWSVVFDEQNLPDGKSNKGRVQAYYGPIYIADAALYLMKKNPALGIKSPYELNKDQYAAALDLVTKQRALVGRYWGDAAVQVDDFKNEGVVASSSWPYQVNLLQADKAVMEKTPIASTIPEEGATGWADTTMLHAEAKHPNCAYAWLNHSLDAKVQGDVAAWFGSVPAVPAACKGNELLTDAGCDTNGMANFDKIQFWRTPIGKCEASGECVPYSQWAKDYLAVQGK; translated from the coding sequence ATGGCCGGCATGGCCTTCTGGGCGGCTGCCAACACGGCGCTGCAGGCTGCCGACATGGAAGGCGAAGTCGATATCGTGGCTTGGCCCGGCTATATCGAGCGTGGCGAGAGCGACAAGGCCTATGACTGGGTGACGGGCTTCGAAAAGGAAACCGGCTGCAAGGTCAATGTCAAAACCGCAGCCACCTCGGATGAAATGGTCACCCTGATGAACCAGGGCGGCTTTGACCTTGTCACCGCTTCGGGTGATGCCAGCTTGCGCCTCGTGGCCGGCAAAAAAGTGCAGCCCATCGATACCTCGAAGATTGCCAACTGGGGCAATGTGGACAAGCGCCTGCAGGATGCGCCCTGGCATACTGTGGATGGCAAGCATTATGGCACACCCTATCAATGGGGCCCGAATGTGCTGGCCTACAACACCAAGGTTTTTCCCGAGCCCCCCAAGAGCTGGAGCGTAGTGTTCGACGAACAGAACCTGCCCGACGGCAAAAGCAATAAAGGCCGCGTGCAGGCCTATTACGGCCCGATCTATATTGCTGACGCTGCGCTTTATCTGATGAAGAAGAACCCGGCGCTCGGCATCAAGAGCCCTTATGAACTGAACAAGGATCAATACGCAGCAGCGCTCGATCTCGTCACCAAGCAGCGCGCCCTTGTGGGCCGCTATTGGGGTGATGCCGCCGTGCAGGTGGATGACTTCAAGAATGAAGGCGTGGTCGCTTCCTCGTCCTGGCCTTACCAGGTCAATCTGCTACAGGCCGACAAAGCCGTGATGGAAAAGACGCCGATTGCGTCGACCATTCCGGAAGAAGGTGCAACCGGCTGGGCCGATACGACCATGCTCCATGCCGAAGCAAAGCACCCGAATTGCGCCTATGCCTGGCTCAACCACTCGCTTGATGCCAAGGTACAGGGCGATGTCGCCGCCTGGTTTGGCTCGGTTCCGGCCGTGCCCGCCGCCTGCAAGGGCAATGAGCTGTTGACCGATGCCGGTTGCGACACCAACGGCATGGCCAATTTCGACAAGATCCAGTTCTGGCGCACCCCCATTGGCAAATGCGAAGCCTCTGGCGAATGCGTCCCCTATTCGCAATGGGCCAAGGACTATCTGGCCGTTCAAGGCAAGTAA
- a CDS encoding ABC transporter permease, which translates to MLNTLSNLFYRRSYILTALLLGPPLAWIGVVYLGALLALLLQSFYHLDDFSGTVIHEFTLATYAQLFTPSNLTTIGRTVTMAAVVTIFSAIIAYPIAFYAARYARGRTKALFYLAVMMPLWSSYLVKVYAWKLILAKEGIISWVLNALHLGWLLDAILSIPVIGGSSLSFSYIGTFLVFLYIWLPYMILPIQASLERVPREYVEAAADLGASPRRTFKDIILPLSFPGVVAGSIFTFSLTLGDYIIPQIVGNSRPMIGQTVYTLQGTAGDIPLAAAFTVVPMVIMGFYLLAAKRLGAFDAL; encoded by the coding sequence ATGCTAAACACCCTCTCCAACCTCTTCTACCGGCGCTCCTATATCCTCACAGCCCTGCTGCTGGGGCCGCCGCTGGCATGGATCGGTGTCGTTTATTTGGGCGCACTTCTCGCACTGCTGCTGCAAAGCTTCTACCACCTCGATGATTTCTCCGGCACGGTGATCCATGAATTCACTCTGGCCACCTATGCCCAGCTGTTCACCCCCTCAAACCTGACCACCATCGGCCGCACCGTCACCATGGCGGCCGTGGTCACCATCTTCTCCGCCATCATCGCCTACCCCATCGCGTTCTACGCCGCGCGCTATGCCAGGGGCCGCACCAAGGCGCTGTTCTATCTGGCGGTGATGATGCCGCTCTGGTCGTCCTATCTGGTCAAGGTCTATGCCTGGAAATTGATCCTCGCCAAGGAAGGCATCATCAGCTGGGTGCTGAATGCGCTACATCTGGGCTGGCTGCTGGACGCAATTTTGTCCATTCCGGTGATCGGCGGTTCATCCCTGTCTTTCAGCTATATCGGCACTTTTCTCGTGTTCCTCTATATCTGGCTGCCCTACATGATCCTGCCCATCCAGGCCTCGCTGGAACGCGTGCCGCGCGAATATGTAGAGGCCGCGGCTGATCTCGGCGCCTCGCCGCGGCGCACGTTTAAAGACATCATCCTGCCGCTCAGTTTCCCCGGCGTGGTCGCAGGCTCAATCTTCACATTTTCGCTTACGCTGGGCGACTACATCATCCCGCAAATCGTCGGCAATTCCCGCCCGATGATCGGCCAGACGGTTTACACGCTGCAAGGCACCGCCGGAGACATTCCGCTCGCGGCAGCTTTCACCGTCGTGCCCATGGTCATCATGGGTTTCTATCTGTTGGCCGCCAAAAGACTGGGAGCCTTCGATGCGCTCTGA
- the glmU gene encoding bifunctional UDP-N-acetylglucosamine diphosphorylase/glucosamine-1-phosphate N-acetyltransferase GlmU, which produces MTALALVVLAAGMGTRMKSATPKVLHKIAGRAMLGHVLHAGKALGAQKAVVIHGPDMAAVRNEAMGVIASCEFAEQTERLGTGHAVAMAKQALAGFKGTVLVLYGDVPLVKADTLKALLSKLDSKRKMAVLGFEAADPHGYGRLITKGKDVLDIREQLDAKPAERKIKLCNSGIIAIDNDLLWALIPKLSNKNAKGEFYLTDLVKLANKAKTKVALALCPEIEVAGVNDRNQLSVLEREFQREARRAAMSQGATLIDPDTVYFSADTKLGQDVVIEPNVFFGPGVSVGDDVEILANSHLEGTSIAKGARIGPFARLRPGAEIGEKVHIGNFVEVKKARIGKGAKANHLSYIGDAIVGAGSNIGAGTITCNYDGYEKHLTDIGENVFVGSNSSLVAPVKIGAGANIAASSVITTDVPEDALAITRAPSKIIDGWAKRYRAARAAAKAAKQKS; this is translated from the coding sequence ATGACAGCATTGGCTTTAGTGGTTCTGGCGGCGGGCATGGGCACGCGGATGAAATCTGCCACGCCCAAGGTTCTGCACAAGATTGCCGGCCGCGCGATGCTGGGCCATGTGCTGCATGCCGGCAAGGCACTGGGCGCGCAGAAGGCTGTGGTGATTCACGGACCGGATATGGCCGCGGTGCGCAATGAAGCGATGGGCGTGATCGCCTCATGTGAATTTGCCGAACAGACCGAGCGGCTGGGTACCGGGCATGCTGTTGCCATGGCGAAGCAGGCGCTGGCCGGTTTCAAGGGCACGGTGTTGGTGCTGTATGGCGATGTGCCGCTGGTGAAGGCCGATACACTGAAGGCGCTGCTTTCCAAACTGGACAGCAAGCGCAAGATGGCGGTGCTGGGATTTGAAGCCGCTGATCCGCATGGTTATGGCAGGCTGATTACCAAGGGCAAGGATGTTCTGGATATCCGCGAGCAGTTGGATGCCAAGCCTGCCGAGCGGAAAATTAAGTTGTGCAATTCCGGCATCATAGCGATCGATAATGATCTGCTGTGGGCGCTGATCCCCAAGCTTTCCAACAAGAATGCCAAGGGTGAATTCTATCTCACCGATCTGGTGAAGCTGGCCAACAAGGCCAAGACCAAGGTGGCGCTGGCATTGTGCCCGGAAATTGAAGTCGCAGGCGTGAATGACCGCAACCAGCTTTCGGTGCTGGAACGCGAGTTCCAGCGCGAGGCGCGGCGCGCGGCGATGAGCCAAGGCGCTACGCTGATTGATCCAGACACAGTGTATTTCTCGGCTGATACCAAATTGGGCCAGGACGTGGTGATCGAGCCCAATGTGTTTTTCGGCCCCGGCGTGAGCGTGGGCGATGACGTAGAGATTCTGGCGAACTCGCATCTTGAGGGCACCAGCATTGCCAAGGGTGCGCGCATCGGGCCCTTCGCGCGGTTGCGGCCGGGTGCTGAGATTGGTGAGAAGGTGCATATCGGCAATTTCGTGGAAGTGAAAAAGGCCAGGATAGGCAAGGGTGCCAAGGCCAATCACCTCTCCTACATTGGCGACGCCATTGTGGGGGCGGGCAGCAATATTGGTGCAGGCACCATCACCTGCAATTATGATGGCTATGAAAAGCACCTCACCGATATTGGCGAGAATGTTTTCGTTGGTTCCAATTCTTCTTTGGTGGCGCCGGTGAAGATCGGGGCAGGGGCGAACATTGCAGCATCGAGCGTAATCACCACGGATGTGCCGGAAGATGCGCTGGCAATCACGCGCGCACCATCCAAAATCATCGATGGCTGGGCCAAGCGCTACCGCGCCGCGCGGGCGGCGGCCAAAGCCGCCAAGCAGAAATCCTAG
- the glmS gene encoding glutamine--fructose-6-phosphate transaminase (isomerizing), which produces MCGIVGILGTKPVALDIVEALRRLEYRGYDSAGVATLEDGAIARRRAPGKLRNLEDKLRSEPLQGTSGIGHTRWATHGVPNETNAHPHIVGDVVLVHNGIIENFAELKEELIQSGAKFETQTDTEVVAHLLAQERAKGTSPIESVRAVLGKLRGAFALAIMFKSEDDLLIGARNGPPLAVGHGQGEMYLGSDAIALAPFTNRITYLEDGDWVVATRKSFQIFDASNRIVIRPISFSQASAMLVDKGNHRHFMAKEIEEQPEVVGHTLAEYIDFGTRTVKVPDKLPFDFAKLDRISITACGTASYAGLAAKYWFEKVARLPTEVDIASEFRYREAPLTKNGLAIVVSQSGETADTLAALRYCKSQGQHTIAIVNVPESTIARESELVIRTYAGPEIGVASTKAFTCQLAALACLALLAGKLRGTLTPELEREYVTALIEAPRHMTEVLKQEKNIAAVAHEISKARDVLFLGRGINYPLALEGALKLKEISYIHAEGYAAGELKHGPIALVDEHVPVIVIAPRDELYEKSISNMEEVAARGGKIVLITDDTAHKQNAHKAFRHIHVPHAHAFISPLIYAIPVQLLAYHAAVFMGTDVDQPRNLAKSVTVE; this is translated from the coding sequence ATGTGTGGCATCGTCGGCATTCTGGGCACCAAGCCCGTAGCACTCGATATCGTGGAAGCGCTGCGCCGCCTTGAATACCGCGGCTATGATTCAGCGGGTGTTGCCACGCTGGAAGATGGTGCCATTGCACGCCGCCGCGCGCCGGGCAAATTGCGCAATCTGGAAGACAAGCTGCGCAGCGAGCCGCTGCAAGGTACATCCGGCATTGGCCATACCCGCTGGGCCACACATGGTGTGCCGAACGAAACGAATGCCCATCCGCATATCGTGGGCGATGTGGTGCTGGTGCATAATGGCATCATCGAGAACTTTGCCGAGTTGAAGGAAGAGTTGATCCAGTCGGGTGCTAAGTTTGAAACTCAGACTGACACTGAGGTCGTCGCGCATCTGCTGGCGCAGGAACGCGCCAAGGGAACCTCACCCATTGAATCGGTGCGTGCTGTTCTGGGGAAATTACGCGGGGCATTTGCGCTGGCGATCATGTTCAAGTCGGAAGATGATCTGTTGATTGGTGCGCGCAACGGGCCGCCGCTGGCCGTGGGCCACGGGCAAGGCGAAATGTATCTGGGCTCGGATGCCATTGCGCTGGCTCCCTTCACCAACCGCATCACTTATCTTGAAGATGGCGACTGGGTTGTGGCGACGCGCAAAAGCTTCCAGATTTTCGATGCGAGCAACCGCATCGTGATCCGACCGATTTCCTTCAGCCAGGCTTCGGCCATGCTGGTGGACAAGGGCAACCACCGGCATTTCATGGCCAAGGAAATCGAAGAACAGCCGGAAGTCGTCGGCCATACGCTGGCAGAATATATCGATTTCGGCACGCGCACAGTGAAGGTGCCAGACAAACTGCCTTTTGATTTTGCCAAGCTGGACCGGATTTCGATTACGGCTTGCGGCACGGCATCCTACGCCGGGCTTGCTGCCAAATATTGGTTCGAGAAGGTGGCGCGGCTTCCTACGGAAGTTGATATCGCTTCGGAGTTCCGTTACCGCGAGGCACCGCTGACCAAGAATGGCTTGGCCATTGTGGTTTCGCAATCGGGTGAGACGGCGGATACGCTGGCGGCGCTGCGTTATTGCAAGTCGCAGGGGCAGCACACGATTGCCATTGTGAACGTGCCGGAATCCACCATTGCGCGCGAAAGCGAGCTGGTGATCCGCACTTATGCCGGGCCGGAAATCGGCGTGGCCTCCACCAAGGCCTTCACCTGCCAGTTGGCGGCACTTGCCTGCCTCGCGTTGCTGGCAGGCAAGTTGCGCGGCACGCTGACGCCAGAACTTGAACGCGAATATGTGACTGCGTTGATCGAAGCGCCGCGCCACATGACCGAAGTGCTGAAGCAGGAGAAAAACATCGCTGCAGTGGCGCATGAAATCTCCAAGGCGCGCGATGTGCTGTTCCTCGGGCGCGGGATTAATTATCCGCTCGCCCTTGAGGGCGCTCTGAAGCTCAAGGAGATTTCCTATATCCACGCTGAAGGCTATGCGGCGGGCGAGTTGAAGCATGGGCCGATCGCGCTGGTCGATGAGCATGTGCCGGTGATCGTGATTGCGCCGCGCGATGAGCTCTATGAGAAGAGCATTTCCAATATGGAGGAAGTGGCGGCGCGCGGCGGCAAGATCGTTTTGATCACCGACGACACGGCGCACAAGCAGAATGCCCACAAGGCGTTCAGGCATATCCATGTGCCGCACGCGCATGCCTTCATCAGCCCGCTGATCTATGCGATCCCAGTGCAATTACTGGCCTATCACGCTGCCGTGTTCATGGGCACCGATGTGGACCAGCCGCGCAATCTGGCGAAGAGCGTGACGGTGGAATGA
- a CDS encoding 8-oxoguanine deaminase has translation MRRWIKDPLAVLAKGAEGGLVVENGKISQLVGRGEKPQCDSTVEASQHVILPGLINTHHHFYQTLTRAHPDAINKELFDWLKALYPVWARLNPEAHRIATRLALTEMMMSGVTTSSDHHYVFPPGLDDAMDIQVDEAVKLGMRMTVTRGSMNLSVKDGGLPPDSVVQDQDTILADCERVIGKYHQRGEGAQIQIGLAPCSPFSVTRDLMRETAVLAEKHDCRLHTHLAETHDEDAFCLATFKMRPLDYLEDCGWLSSRTWLAHGIHFNDADIKRLGKHGVGICHCPTSNMTLASGRCRTCDLEAAGVPVGLGVDGSASNDASNLMEGVRHALLLNRLTYGQKVTHFDVLRWATQGSAACLGRSDIGEIAVGKQADLAMFKLDELRFSGAGDPLAALVLCGAQRADRVMIAGAWRVVDGLPVGLDLAQLRSQHGRAAKAFLNA, from the coding sequence ATGCGAAGATGGATCAAGGACCCGCTGGCGGTGCTAGCAAAAGGCGCTGAGGGTGGGCTTGTCGTGGAAAACGGCAAGATTTCGCAGCTGGTGGGCCGGGGTGAAAAGCCACAATGCGATTCGACTGTTGAAGCCAGTCAGCACGTGATTCTTCCCGGTCTGATCAATACGCATCATCATTTCTACCAGACGCTGACGCGGGCGCACCCCGATGCGATCAACAAGGAATTGTTCGACTGGCTGAAGGCGCTCTATCCGGTTTGGGCGCGGCTGAACCCGGAAGCCCACAGGATCGCAACGCGGCTAGCGCTGACTGAGATGATGATGTCGGGGGTAACTACCTCATCCGACCATCACTACGTGTTTCCGCCCGGGCTTGATGACGCGATGGACATTCAGGTGGACGAAGCTGTGAAGCTCGGCATGCGCATGACGGTGACGCGCGGTTCGATGAATTTGTCAGTGAAGGATGGCGGCCTGCCGCCCGACAGCGTGGTGCAGGATCAGGATACAATTCTGGCTGATTGCGAGCGGGTGATCGGCAAATATCACCAGCGCGGCGAGGGCGCGCAAATACAGATCGGGCTGGCGCCGTGTTCGCCATTTTCGGTGACTCGGGACTTGATGCGTGAGACTGCGGTGCTCGCTGAAAAGCATGATTGCCGGCTGCATACGCATCTGGCTGAGACTCATGATGAGGATGCTTTCTGCCTGGCCACCTTCAAGATGCGGCCGCTGGATTATCTGGAAGATTGCGGCTGGCTTTCATCTCGGACCTGGCTGGCACATGGCATTCATTTCAACGATGCGGATATCAAGCGGCTGGGAAAGCATGGGGTTGGCATTTGCCATTGCCCCACATCCAACATGACGCTGGCTTCGGGACGCTGCCGCACTTGTGATCTGGAAGCGGCGGGTGTGCCCGTTGGGCTGGGGGTCGATGGCTCGGCCTCCAATGACGCCTCCAACCTGATGGAGGGTGTGCGGCATGCACTGCTGCTCAACCGGTTGACCTATGGGCAGAAGGTCACGCATTTCGACGTGCTGCGCTGGGCGACACAGGGTTCGGCTGCCTGCCTGGGGCGGTCTGACATCGGGGAAATCGCGGTGGGCAAGCAGGCTGATCTTGCCATGTTCAAGCTGGATGAGTTGCGGTTCTCTGGCGCGGGAGATCCACTGGCGGCGCTGGTGCTGTGCGGCGCTCAACGGGCCGACCGGGTCATGATCGCTGGCGCATGGCGGGTGGTGGATGGCTTGCCGGTAGGCCTCGATCTGGCGCAGCTGCGCAGCCAGCATGGGCGGGCGGCAAAGGCGTTTTTGAACGCTTGA
- the msrA gene encoding peptide-methionine (S)-S-oxide reductase MsrA: MTILKRRAFLTALLATSLSGGLLAYRAVAAEKAVMVPAPEMAEPAGDVASEKIVLAGGCFWGVQGVFQHVKGVTNAVSGYAGGKADTAKYDLVSNGDTGHAESVEITFDPKVVNLATLLQIYFSVVHDPTQLNYQGPDEGTQYRSAIFPFSDAQAKVAQAYIDQLDKAKVFKAKIVTTLEPGKTFYPAEDYHQDYLTLNPHQPYIAYNDIPKVENLSKVFPQLYSEKPKLVKG; the protein is encoded by the coding sequence ATGACCATTCTCAAACGCCGCGCTTTCCTCACTGCCTTGCTGGCCACTTCGCTTTCAGGCGGTCTGCTGGCCTATCGTGCTGTGGCCGCCGAAAAGGCGGTGATGGTTCCTGCGCCCGAAATGGCCGAGCCTGCGGGCGATGTGGCATCAGAGAAAATCGTGCTGGCCGGCGGTTGCTTCTGGGGTGTGCAGGGCGTGTTCCAGCATGTGAAGGGCGTGACCAATGCGGTTTCGGGCTATGCCGGCGGCAAGGCTGACACGGCCAAGTATGACTTGGTGAGCAATGGCGATACGGGCCATGCCGAATCCGTTGAGATCACCTTCGACCCCAAGGTGGTGAACCTGGCCACGCTGCTGCAGATCTATTTCTCGGTGGTGCACGATCCCACACAGCTGAACTATCAGGGCCCGGATGAGGGCACGCAATATCGCTCTGCGATTTTCCCGTTCAGCGATGCACAGGCCAAGGTGGCGCAGGCTTATATTGACCAGCTGGACAAGGCCAAGGTGTTCAAGGCGAAGATCGTGACCACGCTGGAGCCCGGCAAAACATTCTATCCGGCCGAGGATTATCACCAGGATTACCTGACACTCAATCCGCACCAGCCCTATATCGCCTATAACGATATTCCGAAGGTGGAAAACCTGTCCAAGGTGTTCCCGCAGCTTTACAGCGAAAAGCCGAAACTGGTGAAGGGCTGA
- a CDS encoding PIN domain-containing protein, translating to MIRYLLDTDFCVHALRKRTPAVARMLREHATEAALSDITAYELFYGAASYDAPETRLHIIEDFISRFQILPFNTEAARHAGVIRAELEAQGKMIGNLDILIGAIARAEGLTLLTGNVREFSRIKGLHTKSWRT from the coding sequence GTGATCCGCTATTTGCTGGACACTGATTTTTGTGTTCACGCGCTGAGAAAGCGCACGCCTGCCGTGGCCCGGATGCTGCGCGAACATGCCACAGAAGCAGCGCTTTCAGACATTACTGCCTATGAACTTTTCTACGGCGCTGCCTCCTATGATGCGCCGGAGACCCGGCTGCACATCATTGAAGACTTCATTTCGCGGTTTCAGATCCTGCCCTTCAACACTGAAGCAGCGCGTCATGCCGGCGTGATCCGCGCCGAACTTGAGGCACAGGGCAAAATGATTGGAAACCTGGACATTCTGATCGGCGCCATCGCCCGCGCCGAAGGCCTCACCTTGCTCACCGGAAACGTCCGCGAATTTTCCCGCATCAAGGGCCTTCACACCAAAAGTTGGCGAACCTGA
- a CDS encoding ABC transporter permease, which yields MRSEASWPLKIAAAAGILFLHLPLVLIIVYAFTTEERSFQFPPPGLTAHWFSVAWFDRPDIWPPLWLSLKVASIATALALIFGTLAAAALARAKFFGKDQLSLLFILPIALPGIITGIALRSAFDIMNLPFSTWTIILGHATFCIVVVYNNALARFRRLSGNMVEASMDLGANSFQTFWYIILPQIASALLAGGMLAFALSFDEVIVTTFTAGQQATVPIWMYGELIRPRQRPVTNVVAIIVMAVTFIPVLCAYYLTREDDERKD from the coding sequence ATGCGCTCTGAAGCCTCATGGCCCCTCAAGATCGCAGCCGCAGCAGGCATCCTGTTCCTGCATCTGCCGCTGGTGCTGATCATCGTCTACGCCTTCACCACCGAAGAGCGTTCATTCCAGTTCCCGCCGCCGGGCCTCACCGCTCACTGGTTCTCAGTGGCCTGGTTTGACCGCCCAGACATCTGGCCCCCGCTCTGGCTGTCATTGAAAGTCGCGTCCATTGCCACAGCACTGGCTTTGATCTTCGGCACACTCGCCGCCGCCGCACTCGCGCGGGCGAAATTCTTCGGCAAGGATCAGCTCTCGCTGCTGTTCATTCTGCCCATCGCGCTCCCCGGCATCATCACCGGCATTGCGTTGCGGTCGGCCTTCGACATCATGAACCTGCCCTTCTCGACCTGGACGATCATTCTGGGCCACGCTACGTTCTGCATCGTGGTGGTCTACAACAATGCGCTGGCGCGCTTCCGCCGCCTTTCAGGCAACATGGTCGAAGCGTCAATGGATCTCGGCGCCAACAGCTTCCAGACGTTTTGGTACATCATCCTGCCACAGATCGCCTCGGCCCTTCTCGCCGGCGGCATGCTGGCCTTTGCTTTGTCGTTCGATGAAGTCATCGTCACCACCTTCACCGCCGGCCAGCAGGCCACCGTTCCGATCTGGATGTATGGCGAACTGATCCGCCCCCGCCAGCGCCCGGTTACCAATGTGGTGGCCATCATCGTGATGGCGGTGACATTCATCCCCGTGCTTTGTGCCTACTACCTCACCCGCGAGGATGACGAGCGGAAGGATTAA
- the queA gene encoding tRNA preQ1(34) S-adenosylmethionine ribosyltransferase-isomerase QueA: MRVADFDFELPPERIALRPAFPRESAKMLVVGDGLADLTMGDLPGQLRAGDVLVFNNTKVIPAALRGVRVGRLGTTPKIEALLHMRIDERRWKAFAKPAKKLEAGDRLEFGVLHAMVEEKGESGEITLLFDVAGEELFRLLHQEGRMPLPPYIESKRAQDEKDRSDYQTSFAKTEGAVAAPTAGLHFTPELIKRLQVAGIESEFLTLHVGAGTFLPVKADDTKDHKMHSEWGEISSETAARLKQVRASGGRIVAVGTTSLRLLESAGLEEFSGTTDIFITPGYAFRAVDGLITNFHLPRSTLFMLVSAFAGLERMKQAYAHAISSEYRFYSYGDGSLIWPQK, encoded by the coding sequence ATGCGCGTTGCGGATTTTGATTTTGAATTACCGCCGGAGCGCATTGCCTTGCGCCCGGCGTTTCCACGTGAAAGTGCCAAAATGCTGGTGGTGGGGGACGGCCTCGCCGACCTCACCATGGGCGATCTGCCGGGCCAGCTGCGGGCGGGCGATGTGTTGGTGTTCAACAATACCAAAGTGATCCCGGCGGCGTTGCGGGGCGTTCGCGTCGGGCGGCTGGGCACCACGCCCAAGATCGAGGCGCTGCTGCATATGCGCATTGATGAGCGGCGCTGGAAGGCGTTTGCCAAGCCGGCCAAAAAGCTGGAAGCGGGCGACCGGCTGGAATTCGGTGTGCTTCATGCGATGGTTGAAGAGAAGGGCGAAAGTGGTGAGATCACTTTGCTTTTTGACGTTGCTGGCGAAGAGCTTTTTCGCCTGTTGCATCAGGAAGGCCGAATGCCTTTGCCGCCCTACATCGAATCAAAGCGGGCGCAGGATGAGAAGGACCGGAGCGACTATCAGACTTCGTTTGCCAAAACCGAGGGCGCCGTGGCAGCACCTACGGCTGGGCTGCACTTCACACCAGAGCTGATCAAGCGGCTGCAAGTTGCTGGAATTGAATCGGAATTTTTGACCCTGCATGTGGGGGCGGGGACCTTCCTGCCGGTCAAGGCCGATGATACCAAAGACCACAAAATGCATAGCGAATGGGGCGAAATCTCGAGCGAAACAGCAGCGCGGCTGAAGCAAGTGCGCGCTAGTGGAGGCCGGATTGTTGCTGTGGGCACCACTTCGCTGCGGTTGCTCGAATCTGCAGGGCTGGAGGAGTTTTCCGGCACGACCGATATTTTCATCACGCCGGGATACGCATTCCGCGCGGTGGATGGGCTGATCACCAATTTCCATCTGCCACGCTCCACGCTGTTCATGCTGGTCAGCGCTTTCGCGGGCCTTGAACGCATGAAGCAGGCTTATGCGCATGCGATATCGTCCGAATATCGTTTCTATAGCTATGGCGATGGCAGCCTGATATGGCCCCAAAAATGA